One window from the genome of Macaca fascicularis isolate 582-1 chromosome 7, T2T-MFA8v1.1 encodes:
- the LOC123574405 gene encoding LOW QUALITY PROTEIN: golgin subfamily A member 8A-like (The sequence of the model RefSeq protein was modified relative to this genomic sequence to represent the inferred CDS: inserted 1 base in 1 codon), protein MRTATCHQDSLKGPQGGMAEKKMLPVDGEERKSEGSDTEGYRTSPCALSSLVELEVRGSGQRCSDPAGQSSNLLPQQGLGAPLPAEIAHTHPSPNDCSLYLSXDSSSTSSSLHVPQSPCQELPAALDSRSVKISQLKNTLKSLKQQKKQVEHQLEEEKKANNEKQKTERELEVQIQTLNVQKGKLSTDLFHAKRSLRYFEEESKDLADRLQCSSQRKGELEQVLSAVTATQKKKANPSSSHRKARMEWKLEWSIQEQALLKAQLTQLKVSLKEAHLERDEYVQHLKGERARWQQRMKKMSQEVCTLKKEKKDDMRRVEKLERSLSKLKNRMAKPLFPDPPAVPPEEELQHLRKELERVSAELQAHVENHQHVSLLNQTLKERLQEQEEKLQQLPEPQSSVEELNNENKSALHLEQQIEELQGKLGEVKETVTSAPSKPSSVVPAPGTGGESSGLMDLLEEQTDLRERVEKLEVQFIHYWRERCHQKIRHLINEPGGSVKDVARGGHHQAGPGQGGDEGEAAGAAGDDVAAYADQNNEHSKLLTSSQNPVEEPGPGAPAPQETGDAHKHGDLCDMSLTDSQEPAHEATEGSPHNNPAAQTITQEHQEHPGLGSSRSVPFFCWAWLPRRKR, encoded by the exons ATGAGAACAGCCACTTGTCATCAGGATTCACTGAAAGGGCCCCAGGGTGGGATG gcagaaaagaaaatgttgccagttgatggggaagaaaggaagtcagaggGCTCTGACACTGAGGGGTACAGAACATCTCCATGTGCACTCTCATCTCTTGTA GAACTGGAGGTAAGAGGCTCTGGGCAGAGGTGCAGTGACCCTGCAGGCCAATCCTCCAACCTCCTCCCACAGCAGGGACTGGGTGCCCCTCTGCCAGCTGAGATagcccacacacaccccagccctAATGATTGTTCTCTCTACCTCT ATgactcctcctccacctcctcctctctgcatGTGCCTCAGAGCCCGTGCCAAGAACTACCAGCAGCTCTGGACTCAAGGTCCGTCAAAATCAGTCAACTGAAGAACACCCTCAAATCCTTG aaacaacagaagaaacaagTGGAACATCAGCTGGAAGAA gaaaagaaggcaaacaatgagaaacagaaaactgaaagGGAGCTAGAG GTTCAAATCCAGACATTGAACGTACAGAAAGGGAAACTAAGTACGGACCTGTTTCACGCGAAACGTTCGCTCAGATACTTTGAAG AGGAGTCCAAGGATCTGGCCGACCGCCTGCAATGTTCATCGCAGCGTAAAGGAGAGTTAGAGCAGGTTCTCTCTGCTGTCACCGCCACACAGAAGAAGAAGGCGAACCCA TCCTCGAGCCACAGGAAAGCACGTATGGAGTGGAAGTTAGAGTGGTCCAtacaggagcaggcacttctgaaAGCACAGCTGACCCAG TTGAAGGTGTCACTAAAAGAAGCCCATCTAGAGAGAGATGAATATGTTCAACATCTAAAAGGAGAGAGGGCCCGGTGGCAGcagaggatgaagaaaatgtcaCAGGAG GTTTGCACcttgaagaaggagaagaaggatgaCATGCGTCGGGTGGAGAAGCTGGAGAGGAGCTTGTCCAAACTCAAGAACCGGATGG CTAAACCTCTGTTCCCGGACCCCCCAGCTGTGCCCCCTGAGGAGGAGCTGCAGCACCTGAGGAAGGAACTAGAGAGGGTGTCAGCAGAGCTCCAGGCCCACGTGGAAAACCATCAACACGTAAGTCTCCTGAACCAGACACTAAAGGAGAGGCttcaggagcaggaggagaagcttCAGCAGCTGCCCGAGCCACAGAGCAGCGTCGAGGAGCTG AACAACGAGAACAAGAGCGCACTGCACTTGGAGCAGCAAATAGAGGAGCTACAGGGGAAGCTGGGTGAGGTAAAGGAGACGGTAACGTCTGCCCCATCCAA ACCTTCCTCTGTGGTCCCAGCCCCAGGGACTGGGGGCGAGTCT AGCGGCCTTATGGACCTCCTGGAGGAGCAGACAGACCTGAGGGAGCGTGTGGAGAAACTAGAAGTTCAGTTCATCCACTACTGGAGGGAGAGATGCCATCA GAAAATTCGTCACCTTATAAATGAGCCAGGAGGCAGTGTTAAAGATGTGGCACGGGGAGGACATCATCAGGCTGGCCCAGGACAGGGAGGAGATGAAG GTGAAGCTGCTGGCGCTGCAGGAGATGATGTTGCGGCTTATGCTGACCAGAACAACGAGCAcagcaaactcctgacctcttccCAGAACCCTGTTGAGGAGCCCGGTCCGGGAGCCCCAGCCCCCCAGGAGACTGGGGATGCCCACAAGCATGGTG ATCTTTGTGACATGAGCCTCACCGACAGCCAGGAGCCAGCTCACGAGGCCACAGAGGGGTCTCCCCACAACAACCCTGCTGCACAGACCATCACGCAGGAGCACCAGGAGCACCCAGGCTTGGGCAGCAGCCGCTCTGTGCCGTTCTTTTGCTGGGCTTGGCTGCCGagaaggaagagataa